The Tenrec ecaudatus isolate mTenEca1 chromosome 14, mTenEca1.hap1, whole genome shotgun sequence genome contains a region encoding:
- the LOC142426674 gene encoding olfactory receptor 4N5-like, producing MEIRNTTVMTEFILLGLTQSRDLQLLIFVLVLVFYLIVLPGNFLIILTIVSDPGLSAPLYFFLGKLAFLDASYSFIVAPRMLMDFFSERKVISYPGCITQLFFLHFLGVGEMFLLVFMALDRYIAICRPLHYSAIMKPRVCYAFMGALFLGSFAHAFVQVALILHLPFCGSNQLDNFFCDAPQVVQLACTDTLLVEVLIVSNNGLLILLCFLGLLASYAVILFHLKGCSSAGKRKAMSTCTTHIIIVFLMFGPAIFIYTRPFRTFSADKVVSLFHTVIFPLLNPVIYTLRNQEVKASMKRLLNQHMTS from the coding sequence ATGGAGATAAGAAATACCACTGTAATGACAGAATTCATCCTTCTCGGTCTTACTCAGTCTCGAGACCTTCAACTCCTAATCTTTGTGCTAGTGTTAGTTTTCTACCTCATCGTCCTTCCTGGAAATTTCCtcatcatcctcaccattgtgtcAGATCCTGGTCTCTCAGCTCCCCTCTACTTCTTCCTGGGCAAATTGGCTTTCCTGGATGCGTCCTATTCGTTCATTGTGGCTCCCAGGATGCTGATGGATTTCttttctgagaggaaggtgatttCCTATCCAGGATGCATCACTCAGCTCTTTTTTTTGCACTTCCTTGGAGTAGGAGAGATGTTCCTTCTTGTTTTCATGGCTTTGGATCGCTATATAGCCATATGTCGACCTCTACACTATTCAGCGATTATGAAACCGCGAGTTTGCTATGCGTTCATGGGGGCGCTGTTCCTGGGAAGCTTTGCGCATGCCTTTGTACAAGTGGCACTTATCCTCCACTTGCCTTTCTGTGGCTCCAACCAGCTGGATAACTTCTTCTGCGATGCCCCGCAAGTCGTGCAGCTGGCCTGCACAGACACTCTCTTAGTGGAGGTCCTGATCGTCTCCAATAACGGCTTGCTCATCCTCCTGTGTTTTCTCGGCCTTCTGGCCTCCTACGCCGTCATCCTCTTCCATTTAAAAGGGTGCTCGTCTGCAGGGAAGCGCAAGGCCATGTCCACGTGCACCACTCACATCATCATCGTGTTTCTCATGTTCGGACCTGCCATTTTCATCTACACTCGCCCCTTCAGAACTTTCTCTGCTGACAAAGTGGTTTCTCTTTTCCACACAGTGATTTTCCCTCTGTTGAATCCGGTGATTTATACTCTTCGGAACCAGGAAGTGAAAGCTTCCATGAAAAGATTATTGAATCAGCACATGACAAGTTGA
- the LOC142425966 gene encoding olfactory receptor 4K2-like — translation MEGFNHSRVAEFVLLGLTESPELQIFLFVVFCIFYLITMLGNCLILLTVISTAHLHSPMYFLLSNLSLIDMCLSSFATPKMIVDFLAQRKTISFEGCISQIFFLHLFTGTEIVLLICMSFDRYIAICKPLHYSTIMSEHVCVGLVVTSWTVGLLHTISQLAFTLYLPFCGPNVVDSFFCDLPLVIHLACIDIYVLGIFMISTSGVIALLSFLLLLTSYIIVLVTIKHHSSTASSKALSTCTAHFIVVSMFFGPCIFIYVWPFTNFLVDKVLSVFYTIFTPFLNPLIYTLRNQDVKAAMKKKLSYQNFNIGKTAPRYPVQ, via the coding sequence ATGGAGGGCTTCAACCATTCCAGAGTGGCGGAATTTGTGTTACTGGGACTTACTGAATCCCCTGAGCTCCAGATTTTCCTCTTTGTGGTGTTTTGCATTTTCTACTTAATCACCATGTTGGGCAACTGTCTGATTTTACTCACGGTCATTTCCACCGCACACCTCCACTCCCCCATGTACTTCCTACTCAGCAACTTGTCTCTCATTGACATGTGCCTGTCCTCCTTTGCCACTCCCAAGATGATCGTGGACTTCCTTGCTCAGCGCAAGACCATCTCTTTTGAAGGCTGCATTTCACAGATCTTCTTCCTGCACCTCTTCACTGGAACTGAGATTGTGCTACTTATCTGCATGTCATTTGACAGGTATATTGCCATATGCAAGCCTCTCCATTATTCAACAATTAtgagtgagcatgtgtgtgttggGCTTGTGGTGACTTCTTGGACAGTGGGCTTGTTGCACACCATAAGCCAGTTAGCTTTTACCCTCTATTTGCCCTTCTGTGGTCCCAATGTTGTAGACAGTTTTTTCTGTGACCTTCCTTTGGTAATCCACCTGGCTTGTATAGATATTTATGTTCTCGGCATCTTTATGATTTCAACCAGTGGTGTGATTGCTCTTCTGAGTTTTCTGCTTTTGCTCACCTCCTACATCATTGTTCTCGTCACCATCAAACACCACTCCTCCACAGCATCGTCTAAGGCTCTTTCGACCTGCACAGCACACTTCATAGTTGTCTCCATGTTCTTTGGGCCCTGCATTTTCATCTATGTATGGCCTTTCACCAACTTCCTGGTGGACAAAGTCCTCTCTGTTTTCTATACCATTTTTACCCCCTTTCTGAATCCACTTATCTATACTTTGAGAAACCAGGACGTGAAGGCAGCAATGAAGAAGAAACTAAGTTATCAAAATTTTAATATTGGGAAAACCGCACCACGTTACCCAGTGCAATAA
- the LOC142425571 gene encoding olfactory receptor 4K3-like produces the protein MAWSNQSVVTEFILQGLSSSWELQIFYFLFFSLVYIATVLGNLLIVCTVASEPRLHSPMYFLLGNLSFIDMSLASFATPKMIADFLSEYKAISFEGCITQIFFLHLLGGAEIVLLISMSFDRYVAICKPLRYLTIMSRRMCIGLVALSWIVGIFHALSQLAFTVNLPFCGPNEVDSFFCDLPLVIKLACVDTYILGVFMISTSGLIALVCFILLVISYTVILVTVRQHSSGGSSKALSTCTAHFTVVTLFFGPCIFIYVWPFTNFPIDKVLSVFYTIFTPLLNPVIYTLRNKDVKDSMKKLGSRVLKSSKTGHKP, from the coding sequence ATGGCTTGGAGCAATCAGTCGGTGGTGACTGAATTCATACTCCAGGGTCTGTCCAGTTCTTGGGAGCTCCAAATCTTCTacttcctttttttctccctcgTCTACATAGCCACTGTGCTGGGAAACCTCCTGATTGTGTGCACTGTGGCGTCCGAGCCGCGCCTGCACTCACCTATGTACTTTCTGCTGGGTAACCTCTCCTTCATAGACATGTCTCTGGCCTCCTTTGCCACTCCCAAGATGATCGCAGACTTCCTCAGTGAGTACAAAGCCATTTCGTTTGAAGGCTGCATCACACAGATATTCTTTCTGCATCTCCTAGGAGGCGCTGAGATTGTCCTGCTGATCTCCATGTCCTTCGATAGATATGTCGCCATATGTAAGCCTCTGCGTTACTTAACCATCATGAGTCGGAGGATGTGTATTGGACTCGTGGCCCTTTCCTGGATTGTGGGCATCTTCCACGCCCTGAGTCAATTAGCATTTACGGTAAATCTGCCCTTCTGTGGACCCAATGAAGTGGACAGTTTCTTTTGTGACCTCCCGTTGGTGATTAAACTCGCCTGTGTCGACACCTACATCCTGGGGGTGTTCATGATCTCAACCAGTGGCCTGATTGCCCTGGTATGCTTCATCCTCTTGGTCATCTCCTACACGGTCATCCTGGTCACTGTGCGGCAGCACTCGTCCGGGGGCTCCTCCAAAGCGCTCTCCACTTGCACTGCGCACTTCACCGTCGTGACCCTTTTCTTCGGCCCGTGCATTTTCATCTACGTGTGGCCTTTCACAAATTTCCCAATAGACAAAGTGCTCTCGGTATTTTATACCATTTTCACGCCCCTCCTGAATCCAGTGATCTACACCCTTCGAAATAaagatgtcaaggattccatGAAGAAACTGGGTAGCCGTGTCTTGAAGTCTAGCAAGACCGGGCACAAGCCTTAA